The sequence below is a genomic window from Nicotiana tomentosiformis chromosome 6, ASM39032v3, whole genome shotgun sequence.
TGCATAGGGAATAATAGGTCATGGTCGTCAACATTCGATGCCATTGCTCTGGTGATACGTGCCCTATTTTATAGCTTTTTTAATTACAGCTTAGCTAGTGAAGATTTGAGATGAGGAAAGTTGAAGATCTTTTTTCCAAGGAAACTTTATCGTATGcactctaatatttgaataggtGTTGTACTTCTCTTAAAATGTTGTATAGTCGAGGGACTTCATATCTTTTCCTCTTGGAATTAGTGGACTTAGCTAAATTTAGAAGAAAGTGGAGGTAAACTATCCATATTGGTAATTCCAACTAGTTCGGATTAAGGCTTACTCGTTATTGCGCTTACAGTAGGTTAAATGTTTGCTAAGAGTCCTCGTATTCTGGTAAAAACTATATCTCAGTATAGGGACTAGTGTGAGATTAGAGAATTCTAACTTTAGAGAACCCCAAATTTGCCATACAAGACACATAATTTATTTTTTGGGCTGAAATATGCGcgaaatataacaaaatgactGTCGATGATTTCATATAGCCAATCCCGCCTAGTTGGGATTGACACATAGTTGATCTATTGGTTGATTGATCAATTAGGATCTGTGGTTCATTTTAGCTTTATCCAATTTTGTTGGAGATGTTTATCAGCATTTCACAAATAGTTAAAGGTACTTTCTCTGCATGTAGGGTGTTTCAATTGGTCCCTTCTGTACCATCGGGCCTTTCGCAAAGTTGGGGAACGCTTGTCAGCTGTATCCTGGAAGCCACATTTTCGGAAATACTGAACTGGGAGATAATTGTATTCTTATGACGTGAGTTAATTTTGTTTAGATTTACTTCCTTTCTGTCTCCAGTATCGTTTAGGGTGCATATTTTTAGCAGTGGTGCTGTAATTGGAGATGCTCTTCCTGGTCATACAGTCATCGGGAGAAACAATATTTTTGGGCATCATGCTGTAATTGGTGTCAAGTGTCAAGACATGAAATATAAGGTCGGTATCCTGAAGTTAAACTCGTTACTGAAAAAAGTTCAAATTATATGAGAAATATCTTAATTCCTTCACAGTTAAATTTATCCAATATTATACTAGATCATCTTATGACGCATTGAGTTATTTGGTTTGGCTTATGAGCTCAGAGTGGTTTCTATCAATTTGATGATCCATTTCCACATCATGATCACTCTCTTTCCTGCCCTCAAATTTAAGTAGTCGGTGCTTATTTGAGAATGCATATAATCATTATCTTGTTTGTAATTTTCATCATTTCAGTTTGGGAATGAGTGTTTTCTCGAGATTGGTGACAACAATGATATCAGGGAGCATGTATCCATCCATCGATCTTCAAGTCCAAGTGATAAAACCGTACGAAACTAGCTCGTTACTATTTTTGCACTGGAGAAATTATAATTCTCAGTACATATTTATCTTTAATGAGCTTATATAAACAGGTTATTGGTGATAACAATCATATTATGGGCTCATGCCATATAGCTCATGACTGCAAAGTGGGCGACAACAATATTTTGGCAAACAGTACACTTCTCGCAGGCCATGTTCTGGTGGAGGTCATTGAATCTCCTCTTTAGTCATTTTGCAAAGCATGACGTATTCTGGAAAATTTGATCCAACTGTTGGATGATGGTTTAAATTCTTAACATGCAGGACTATGCTCACACTGCAGGAGGTATTGTAGTTCATCAATTTTGCCATATTGGTTCTTTTTCTTTCATTGGAGGTGGTTCAGTGGTAAGATTCTATTCTAATTCAAATTGTTAGCTGTTTTTTTGTGTAATTTACTCCAGTAAAAGGAGAATACTGTTTTTCGAAAGTTAAAGGCTTCCGCTCATGATAAACTAAGAAAACAGTAGTTTCATAGTTTGAATGTTCTTCCTGAATGCAAACATGGTTCAAGTTAGCAAAGCATCTATAACAGCTAGATTCTTACGTTTCTTTATAACTTGCACCACATGATAGCTTAGCTTCTAACATCTTAGTTTGAGTGGAAGATCTTCAAATAGTTTCTTCTGCACTGCTAAATTTAAAGCACAGATATTCAAAGTGCAGCACGCTAACTGCGATATTTTAGATCACAGTGTGTTTCCTGTTGGGATCTCAATCTTTTTGTTCTCCAGGTTTCTCAAGACGTTCCAAAGTACACGATGGTGTCGGGGGAAAGAGCTGAGCTTCGTGGGTTGAATCTTGAAGGCCTAAGACGCCGTGGATTCTCTGCTACAGAGGTTCGTTTCATTTTAAAACATTCTATCAAATAGATGTAGGAATTTAAATTTTGATAAGTGGAAAACCATATATGTGTGATATGGATCGCTCTCGAGGTTTTAAACTGGTCTTGTATCTTCATTGCACTGGTCATTTTGATTTTGCAAGTGGAATCATGAGCCAGTTCCTGCTAAAATACTGGTTTGTAATTAACTCTTTTGCCTACTGTAATCATAGTGTCTCAGCGGCTAAAATCCGAAATCCTTTTCCCTAACCTTTGCTATGACTTGTTTTCAACTTGGTAGTGTTTTAATCAATAAGAAAAAGCTGCTTCTGTTCTGTGCTGTTCATTTGGAGAAAAGACATGCTGCTGCATATATTGAACATGTGCTAAGTAAGAATGTTCCCAATGAGGAAGAAATTCTTTGAAATATTTAAATACTGATCCTAAAGGTTGACATATGTGACATATTGCATAATCTGGTAAGTTGAAACGTTTCTCATTGTCTTCTTaaggttttttaaattttttcttaaGCAACACATTTGGGGTTTAATTAGAACTTTTAACCTTTTCAAAATTGGATGCGCATATACTGTTTTTATGGAAGTTACAATGTCAGATGTTGTTTAAGAGATTTACACGTTTTACCATTTCAATTTATTTTACTTTCTGCAATATTCTTAATCTTTAAAAGCGTATCTCATTCCCCACAAATTAGAGGATGTTAAGTCTTGACATCCTCTAATTAATTTAACAATTTGTTCTTgttttcatttttgaaaaaacAAATTGTTAAATTAATTAGAGGATGTTAAGACTTAAGTATTGTACGTAGGATCTTTCTATCAAAACGTCTTACTTATGGAAGCCACTCCACAGCCAACACCAAATAAACCGTTTTGGAAAATTTGTTGAGATGGAGATTAAGATATAACAGCTTATGTGAGATTTTTTCTTAAGTTTTGAAATAAAGAATACGTTACAAAGCCTTCACTGATTTGTGTCTCAGTTATCTTTTTCCCTGTATATCAAAAACGGTTTCAAAGAGATTAATGTGGTCCGATAAGATGAAATCTGTAGATCATTTTGCCCCCAAGGATTTGCTTCAGTTGTAAAGATGAAACATGTGATGTGTGGATTTGGCGCACGTCAAGTGTACAAACTTTGTCACAAAcaaagcctggtatttaagttGGGAGGTGGGAAGAGGGGTTCCCGGAGTTGTGAACCTGTGCGCCAACACAAGATGAGCAAGCAGCCCACATGAGATTTCTccgatatgaaaaaaaaaaagaattgtaGATCTTTTTCCTTTTCCATTACAAGCTATTGAAAGATTGGTCTGCTATCAATTTCAATATGTTAAATTGCTCTAATTTTATCCTTAACTTTTATATTCCTgattttaatttaatattttcttgGCAAGTATCCAGATTAAGAGCATGAGAGCAGCTTATAGAGAGATATTTATGCCTACTGATACGAGTTCTGGGAATATTGAAGATCGACTTGCTCAAGTGGTATTGAGTTGCTTTGAATTTTTTGATTGATCTTTTCTGATAAGGAAACAAATAAGTACTATTTGATTGATAGTATCCCTCTTCTAAAAATGATGTAAAAAGGCAACGTATTTTCAGGAGCAACACAAAGAGCTGAGTCTACTTCCAGCTGTCTGTTGCATGGTACAGTCAATACGTGATTCTTTTGCTGAACATCGCCGTGGAATTTGCAAATTTAGAAGTCGGAGTGGATCTTAGCTCCTTTTCTTCGTAAGTTTGCTGTTTATTTTACTTTTCGTATGCTGTCCTAAACATATATTATACTATCTGCTTGTTATTTCCTGTACTTTGAGTTGCATCAACTGAAACTTGGTTGCCTGATTTTTCAAccattttaaagttttcttaaccAATCTCTATACTTAGTTGCATTGTTTCCTGGATTTCTACTTTTGGCCACATTAATCATTTTCATGGTGGTGCTTGTAATTTTGCCATCTGATGTAAACTGGCAATAGAAATACTTCACAGCTATTTCTTGCTTAAGTTTCAACATTGACTTCAAGTCCTGAATTCATTCTAATGGAGAAGCATTTTATGTGCATACACAGTATCCTTATGAAGGAACGGAATAGCATCCTTTTCTACTTACAATAACATTCGCGACCGAGTAAATCTTTTCTGTATTTAGAATTAGTGACCACTATGTAGTGTGTATGTGTTGATTGCAAAACATTTACTGAATACCTGGTTTACAGTACTTGACATTTACACATCTCATCTGAACTCACTGGGTGCTTGCAAAATTCAATACTTTTTGCACTTGCagtattttcttgtgcttttttAATGAACTAACTGAATAAAGTTAGTAACGTGAAAGGCTTCCGATTCGTAGTGGCTATACCTCGTAATACAATTAATATCTACCTTGCATGACAGGTGAAAGCAAGCATTTGATATTTAGTGCTGCTATAATTAGTTGAGGAATTAAGAATATACGTTATTTTACAGATTCTTTCTGAGCTTATAAATATGGATAAAAAACCattttttttcttctactttTCAGCAAGAATACTGAGTTTCACCTCTATCATGGTCCTTGATCTCGTAATACGCCAAACTGTAAACAGGCAAAGAAATGCTGCTCGTCTTAAGAAAGTTTTTATAAGGTGAACAATCCTGTACAAGGACCATAATCATTATTTAAGCTCATTATGGAGGACTAATGAACTGAGAAGAAATCCGTCTGAATGGGCTAAATGAAGCTTATCATATCACAGTTTGCATATCTCAAAGTTGCATCTTCCAGATTCTTTTCGTTGAGTGTAGCAGTTCATTGAGCTATTCTGCACCTCCGGTAAAAACTTTAGTCCCTTGCTCTCTGTTGCGATGATATTGACCACAGTAGCTGCTTTGGATTCCAACCACAATACCGCTTCTTTATCACCTTGTAATGATATACATCAACGTTTGCAACCAAGTTCCCGCTTTCATACTAGTTTTCAACCAATTCCGATCTCTGTTACTCTGTATCTTTAGTTCTTTGCTTGGTCTCGTTTGATGGAAGACAGTCATTAGTGTGGATGAACAATCTTTTTCGATAGCCACCAACTATACTTCAATACTGCTTGGATTTACTATTCGAATTAATCCGAAATCTGGCATAAGCATTTCTGATCTCCCAGATACTTAGAATGTGACTGATTTTTATTTCTTGGAAAGTTAACTATCCTTTGGACAATCAGGTCTACTTTGTGATTGCACTTTTTAAAGGGCCTGTTTACTGCCTATATCAGAGTGGACTTGACTACTAGAGGATGTCGATTCCTCAAAAATGAGTGCTAAAACTCTTATAGAGGTTTATATGAAGGTTTGCGTGTGATTAGTTCAAGTGGCAAGGTTGAGGGATTTACGACTTAGGTCAACATGTTTGAGCCTTGTACGATTTGAACTTAGCTTGGTATTTATAGATGGGGGGTTCTTGATACTGTCAGTGTATataacttattttttttaaaaaatataactgTTTTTGCGCAAATCAAAAGATTGAAGTTGAAAGTCCCATTTCCTATGACTTGTGAAAGATGTTCGATTATATGGGATCTTATAGTGTCATTGCAGATGTGGAGAAGAAACAGTGTTTAGCTAGTTCATCCAAGGATGAAAAGATAGAACACAACTCTTATATTATCTTGCATTTTCTTTGGTTTCAGTATTCGGTACTTGCATTGGACTCTATATTATATTGCAGTAGTAGCCCCAACAACTTGTGGCATGCCAGAGATATAAAACTCAAAACATTATACTATGCCAAGATAAAAGTCAGGAGGAAAAGTTAGGAAGAGATATTTTGTTTATCTTTGTTCTTGAAATTAAGATTCTTTTTTGGGATaacaattccaaatcatgagggGTTGCAAGTACAATGATGATAAACAAATATGTGGATATTTTCTATATGGATAGAGACAATCCCCTTTAAAAACTAAGATTTTTTTGTCATAGATTTTTTACTAGCAAAGTAATAATAATACATATTCAGTAAGAGTTTCTTCCCATTTGCAATGAATTTCAGCCTTTGgcaatttggtcataacttcttgtaggaatgtctaaatgacgaacggtttgaagcgttagaaactagattcaaagatctttcatttgataggtaaaaGAGCAATGTATGATGTTTTAGGCATACGCCACAGGTTTGAATGATATCGTAGATAAAAGTTTGGTATTAAGCAGGGAAAGAGGGACGAATCTATTATCCATCGAATTTTGAACCGTGACCTGTTGGTTCTTGAATCCAGAAATTAGATttaaaatttgaagtttatggttTCTTATAgtgacttcagttcggttcacaGTTAAATATTTATGAATTCCCGTGAATTCTTAGGTTACACTTTTGATCCGCCACTGCCTCCCCCTCCCCCTTCCCCACCCCCACAACGAAAAAAAAAGGTCTTCAATTGCGTCGTATTCCGAAAAACTCTTACTAGATCAACATCAATATTCTCTTTTTCACTATTATCCTACTAAGGCCTTCCTGTCAAATTGATCAATATATCTACCCCTTTCATCTATTAGCGACTGACATTGTCCTTTTTGAGCTATTCTCAAATCTGGGGTACTAATTGCCTAGTGCATGCATAACTAATTAAATTGGTTAATTAAAGTGCATAAAAGTTGGCTTGGACGCTATCGTTATAAAAAAATTGATGTATCTGATCTTATTTTACATACTTACAATATTCTACTAAAAATATATCTATCCAAAAACCTATTATATAATTTTGTGCACAAGATGACCAATAATGGGTATGTATTTATTAAAAGATGCTAACGAAGATGACTTTGTTGACCATTTCTTTTCAATAATAGAGAGTTGAGATAATAGAGAGAATAAATAATCAAAGGAGGTATCAAAGGTTACCTTTTGAATTTTAATTACTGTTCAATGACTATCAAAGATTGC
It includes:
- the LOC104087442 gene encoding probable acyl-[acyl-carrier-protein]--UDP-N-acetylglucosamine O-acyltransferase, mitochondrial isoform X1; protein product: MKIRKRPPNFAKSCLHFSTLAVASLLLLEYSLCADFLPQSLVMLQRKRKSLMQLNKIQDSFTPLQLFIQVLFWGVSIGPFCTIGPFAKLGNACQLYPGSHIFGNTELGDNCILMTGAVIGDALPGHTVIGRNNIFGHHAVIGVKCQDMKYKFGNECFLEIGDNNDIREHVSIHRSSSPSDKTVIGDNNHIMGSCHIAHDCKVGDNNILANSTLLAGHVLVEDYAHTAGGIVVHQFCHIGSFSFIGGGSVVSQDVPKYTMVSGERAELRGLNLEGLRRRGFSATEIKSMRAAYREIFMPTDTSSGNIEDRLAQVEQHKELSLLPAVCCMVQSIRDSFAEHRRGICKFRSRSGS
- the LOC104087442 gene encoding probable acyl-[acyl-carrier-protein]--UDP-N-acetylglucosamine O-acyltransferase, mitochondrial isoform X5 → MGKGVSIGPFCTIGPFAKLGNACQLYPGSHIFGNTELGDNCILMTGAVIGDALPGHTVIGRNNIFGHHAVIGVKCQDMKYKFGNECFLEIGDNNDIREHVSIHRSSSPSDKTVIGDNNHIMGSCHIAHDCKVGDNNILANSTLLAGHVLVEDYAHTAGGIVVHQFCHIGSFSFIGGGSVVSQDVPKYTMVSGERAELRGLNLEGLRRRGFSATEIKSMRAAYREIFMPTDTSSGNIEDRLAQVEQHKELSLLPAVCCMVQSIRDSFAEHRRGICKFRSRSGS
- the LOC104087442 gene encoding probable acyl-[acyl-carrier-protein]--UDP-N-acetylglucosamine O-acyltransferase, mitochondrial isoform X3 — its product is MSSLLYTRSRFSAALRVFTLRRFSSTVTCNASEEEKVTDATEQNSRFIHPSSVIHPSAILGDGVSIGPFCTIGPFAKLGNACQLYPGSHIFGNTELGDNCILMTGAVIGDALPGHTVIGRNNIFGHHAVIGVKCQDMKYKFGNECFLEIGDNNDIREHVSIHRSSSPSDKTVIGDNNHIMGSCHIAHDCKVGDNNILANSTLLAGHVLVEDYAHTAGGIVVHQFCHIGSFSFIGGGSVVSQDVPKYTMVSGERAELRGLNLEGLRRRGFSATEIKSMRAAYREIFMPTDTSSGNIEDRLAQVEQHKELSLLPAVCCMVQSIRDSFAEHRRGICKFRSRSGS
- the LOC104087442 gene encoding probable acyl-[acyl-carrier-protein]--UDP-N-acetylglucosamine O-acyltransferase, mitochondrial isoform X4 gives rise to the protein MSSLLYTRSRFSAALRVFTLRRFSSTVTYASEEEKVTDATEQNSRFIHPSSVIHPSAILGDGVSIGPFCTIGPFAKLGNACQLYPGSHIFGNTELGDNCILMTGAVIGDALPGHTVIGRNNIFGHHAVIGVKCQDMKYKFGNECFLEIGDNNDIREHVSIHRSSSPSDKTVIGDNNHIMGSCHIAHDCKVGDNNILANSTLLAGHVLVEDYAHTAGGIVVHQFCHIGSFSFIGGGSVVSQDVPKYTMVSGERAELRGLNLEGLRRRGFSATEIKSMRAAYREIFMPTDTSSGNIEDRLAQVEQHKELSLLPAVCCMVQSIRDSFAEHRRGICKFRSRSGS
- the LOC104087442 gene encoding probable acyl-[acyl-carrier-protein]--UDP-N-acetylglucosamine O-acyltransferase, mitochondrial isoform X2, whose product is MKIRKRPPNFAKSCLHFSTLAVASLLLLEYSLCADFLPQSLMLQRKRKSLMQLNKIQDSFTPLQLFIQVLFWGVSIGPFCTIGPFAKLGNACQLYPGSHIFGNTELGDNCILMTGAVIGDALPGHTVIGRNNIFGHHAVIGVKCQDMKYKFGNECFLEIGDNNDIREHVSIHRSSSPSDKTVIGDNNHIMGSCHIAHDCKVGDNNILANSTLLAGHVLVEDYAHTAGGIVVHQFCHIGSFSFIGGGSVVSQDVPKYTMVSGERAELRGLNLEGLRRRGFSATEIKSMRAAYREIFMPTDTSSGNIEDRLAQVEQHKELSLLPAVCCMVQSIRDSFAEHRRGICKFRSRSGS